tATCTGTCCCCCTtctgtctgtccctctgctATCTGTCCCCCTGCTATCTGTCCCCCTGCTATCTGTCCCCCTGCTGCATGTCCCTCTGCTATCTGTCCCCCTGCTGCATGTCCCTCTGCTATCTGTCCCCCTGCTATCTGTCCCCCTTCTGTCTGTCCCCCTGCTATCTGTCCCCCTGCTGCATGTCCCTCTGCTATCTGTCCCCCTtctgtctgtccctctgctATCTGTCCCCCTTCTGTCTGTCCCTATGCTATCTGTCCCCCTTCTGTCTCTCCCTTTGCTATCTGTCCCCCTGCTATCTGTCCCTCTGCTATCTGTCCCCCTTCTGTCTGTTCCTCTGCTATCTGTCCCCCTGCTATCTGTCCCCCTGCTATCTGTCCCTCTGCTATCTGTCCCCCTtctgtctgtccctctgctATCTGTCCCCCTGCTATCTGTCCCCCTGCTGCATGTCCCTCTGCTATCTGTCCCCCTGCTGCATGTCCCTCTGCTATCTGTCCCCCTtctgtctgtccctctgctATCTGTCCCCCTGCTATCTGTCCCCCTTCTGTCTGTCCCCCTGCTATCTGTCCCCCTGCTGCATGCCCCTCTGCTATCTGTCCCCCTGCTGCATGTCCCTCTGCTATCTGTCCCCCTGCTGCATGTCCCCCTGCTATCTGTCCCCCTtctgtctgtccctctgctATCTGTCCCTCTGCTATCTGTCCCCCTTCTGTCTCTCCCTTTGCTATCTGTCCCCCTGCTATCTGTCCCTCTGCTATCTGTCCCCCTGCTATCTGTCCCCCTGCAGCCTGTCCCCTTCTGTCTGTCCCCAAGCCATCCTTCATTCTCTTTCTTCCCTGAAACTCCCACGCTGGATCTCTCTGTCCTAACCGCACTCCCCATGGCCTTGATCCTGCGCTTCTTTATATTCCTCTTCCATTTTGGACAAAGTGTCTCTGATAGGCAGCATCCTCTGGAGTGCTTGGGGTGAGAAAGCAGAGTTATACGCGGTGCTGCTTCTCCGTGCCCAGAGAATTAACTCTGACTGCCTCGGCAGTCTGAGAGCTTGATGAGAATAGTAACCTTTTAAAACAGATGCCCAATGGAATCAGCCTGCTTAGCTGGCGGTAAATGTATGGTGTTATTATTCATGGGCAAACATTATGAGGAGTTTTTCTAAAGGAATGGAGAAAAGGGTTTAGGGATACATGGATGTGTCTCTGTTAGTTTGTTCCCCGAGGAGGGAAATGCATTTTGGCATGATGTCTATTtagtagggttgcaaagggctggaaaatttctggaaattttcctgaaactttccgttccatgggaagttaagctggggaattttggaaatattccacattagaaactttccatgggaattaacgggaaagtatgggaattaacaagaatattcctagaattttgcaaccctactATTTAGCAGATGTGCCTGTCCAAGGTGACATATGAGTGAGGGTCAGAGAGCAGGATCAGATCAGCCAGAGTCACCGGAGCAGTTTGGGTTAAGCGCCTCACTCAAGGGCTCAAAAGTAATCTGACTGGCTGCGGAATCTGAACGCACAAACTTCCAGACACCTGCACAGACCCCTAATGCACTGAACTCAAAGTGCTTAAGGTGTGTTTAGATTTAGTTGAGTTCTGAAAGTAAGTTACAAAGGCCAGTTCTGAAGGTCGGTTTTAAAGGATGGGGCTGAAGATTCATTTTGTCGGGGTTAAAGATTGCAAAAAAAACTTTAGGTTGGTTTCTAAGGGCTGGTTATACGGAAGATTTTGTGTGGAGGTTCCGAAGTTCCTGCCATGAACCGGGCCCGGCTCTCTGGCCCTCAGGAGTTCCCGCTGGCCGTCCTGGGGGGGGCCGTCTGCAGATGCGGCTTCCCCACGGCACAGTTCTCGCTGCACGAGCGGGAGGATGAGGAGATGTGCCAGCGGTATTGCCCTGGCGACGAGGCGGAGAATTGCGGCACGGATGACTACTTCCTGGTGTACCAGACGCAGGTGCAAGGTGCGTATGCTCCTCGTACGCACCGTCACGGTGTCACAAGGGCCACAGAGATGGCACCTCCCTCACTAGCAGCTGCCCAGGGCAGGCTGAGTGCCCACTGTGTGAACAGTGTGTCCTCACACAGCCCCTTCTATGTGTAGCGCCATCAGCAGTCTTAGCAACCCTCCCGACAGCTGTGGAAACCGGGAACACAAGGGCTTTTACTCTgacttcccagaatgcattgcagcACTGACTCACGAGCACATCTCACAGGAGTGAGATATCGCAGATATTACTGGATGACAAATGCTTCTGTGTGTCTCCCACTGTTTATTACAAGGAATTTCCCCGCACAGGTTTTTATCGAGAGGCGTCGTCCATGTTTATTACGCCACGATACGCAGATTGTGTCGCCGCTGTGTTTTAAGCTCTCTGCAGATCCTCTGTAGGCTGCTGTTTCAGCTCTGCAAGGGTTCCAGACCCTAAGAGTTTAAAGGAGCTGAAATCCTCAAAGTGCCTGTTATTACACAGATTTCACCAGGTCACACTGTCCAGTAGTGACACCCAGGGCATTAATATATCCAGAGTAATGACACGGTAGAAGGAACTCACCCGAATCCCACATAAATAAACATAATGTTCCTATGAAATTTATGGAggaaaaaaactaaacacaAGATCTGCTCCAAACCATGAATATAAGTATATATGGTGTTATCCaatgtttaaatatttcatatgttttatattacattaaattTGTATACTATTCTAAATtatatgcaatataaaatcTTGTGTTTAGACGTATATCTTTCTGCAAGCAATGTGACATTTTGCTTTATACAGGTCTGTTGTTTCCAGTATTGTATGAGACTGTGTCATTAGAATGATCGGTCATCCTGAATATTATGATCCCAGACTCTGTTCCCAACCTGACCGCCCACCTCGTCTCTGTCCTCCGCCCAGACAAACGCTGCATGGATCGCCACTTCCTGTTGTCACGAACGAAGCGCCTGACAGCACTGGCCAGCTTTCCTGGGGCGGGAAACACGTGGGCGCGGCATCTGATCGAGCTGGCCACGGGCATCTATACGGGCAGCTACTACTTTGACGGCTCGCTCTACAACAAAGGTCTGCGGAATAGGGTTCAAGGGGCCAGCCGGGGCTGATCGGGGCGCCAACCACGCCCGTGTAGGGCATGGGGGCAATGCTTTCTGAGCTGATAAGCCATTAATTTTCAgtactttaaaataattaaattcttCGTATATTAGAATGTGGTAACAATTTTTAATAATGCCATGTCTTCCATGAACACATAACAcattacaatgcattcataaagcattataagcATGGCTattaatatttatcaaaagacaTAAATTATGACCATGTTTATGTTTATTATGccttatgaatgctttatgaacgTCTCATCTATAAttcactatagataccttcttaatgcagcacaaagcatccttaatgcttatacaaACCATTTTAATGCTATATCatggtatctatagtgcattatagatgagagcttcactggagcttatgaagtattataatcaacactattatgctttatgactgtcaatagaagatgccgTAATGCTTTATTATTTCTTGAACCGGccactataatgcattatgaatgtatttatagtgcattatagatgagagcaaTGTTACCACATATTATTATAGGTTGGTAATGCATTGTTTTTTCTTAGTATTACTGtgtcttttaatcaaaagatACAAAAAAGATACAAAGTTCTTGTAGCTCAATTGTAATGTAGGAGAGTAGAGCCTGGTAAACAGTCACAAAGCGACAGATTCTGGCAGATTCTGCTTTGGCAGAGGCTCATGGGAGAACTGCTGTTCTTCATACCTTCCTAGGCTTCAAAGGAGAGCGAGATCACTGGAGGAGTGCCAGGACCATCTGCATCAAGACACACGAGAGTGGCAGGAAGGAGATCGAGGCCTTTGATGCCGCCGTCCTCATCATCCGTAACCCCTACAAGGCCTTGATGGCGGAGTTCAACCGCAAGTACGGCGGCCATGTTGGATTCGCCTCACAGACCCACTGGAAAGGGAAAGGTAAGGGCTCATCACTAATCAGCACTTGGGCAAGTCACTAAAGCACTACCTTCTTAGGGTTAATCTCATTGGATTTCTTGGTCAGTTTTCCATATAAATCAGCAGTCGCTCCCTGCAATGAATGCTGAAGCAGATAAGCTCATTCTTCCACAAACCTCCCATGAGAGGAACTGATCGTGTAATTTTGCACTGTAACAGTGCACTAAAACAGGCCCCACCCTTTGTGCCTTTTCAAACTCTGTGTCACACATAGTTGTGTAATCTGTGAATGGGGTACAGGATGTTCGTGCAATATCCGGCACAttgggcaataaaaaaactaatagaAACAGGGTTTTTAAGTCTGATTTACTTTTGAAGGTCCCTGACTGTACAGCCTTGCAGCCGCGTCTCTTACAGCCCTTGGCTCACAATTGAGCACCATTTTACCCCCCCTGCCATTTAATTTACCCCCATTCTGGCTGGCATGCCTCCTTTCCTCCTGTCATCTTACGGGTCTTGTGACTTTCCTGGCTGTTGTGGTAACTATGGCAACCAACCTcagatttcccccccccccaacccccactgCCTCCGCTTTTCGTGGAATTGACTTCAGCTCTGCAAGACGTCCGGAGCATCGGAGCGTCGCCGGATTCTCGCACGTACTCGCAGTTGGCGTGGGGGGGAAGGTAGGGGGGTGACGGCAATGTTTCCGGGAATCGCCTCTCATCTCGCCCCCGCCTGGCCTCGTCTGGCCCCCCCGGGATGTCGGAACGCGGTCGTCGCTTTGGCCACGACCGGGGGGGCTCCCCTCTGCCTGGGAGCAAAAGCCGGAAAAAAAGCCCCTGGCAGGTGgacacccccccagcccccgccgTGCATGCCGCTGTCAATCTGCGCTCCTCCTAACCCGGAAAACGCAATGGAAGGTTAAGCGGCTGATCATTTCGGGAGAACAGTGGCTAGCAGAGGAGGTCAGCTACAGATAGCCCCCCAACTTTGCTTTGCCCCCCCTCAAGTCCTGcagtaaatactgtatataaccAGCCAGAATCCCAGAGTCTCTTAAAAAGAATGAAACTGGCTTTGTTCCACACGGTTAATTTAATCTCTCTGGGGGTGGCTCAGCACAGAAGCTTTATGAGCTGTGATTACCTGAAGCGAAATGCATCAGATCTGTTTAACTAAGTGCCCTCAGACCCCAGGTGGGGGGGTCGGGTATGCGTGTGACAGGACCCCCCATGTTTCTGCTTGGGTGTCTCGACCACAGTCTTATGCAGTCAGAGTCCCCCTTCGATTCTTGTGCCCCTGCTGGTTTATCTTTTTTGTTGTGATATTACTCTCTTACCCCAATAGGCCCAGCAATCACTTGTGGAAAGGCTTTGGATTCAGGCATGACCTGAGGATgacagagagggaaaaaaatttaaatggagGCTGGCATAGTCAAAGTACCGCCTAGATTATGGGGGctgaggagagagggagagagacagagagagagagagagagagagagagtgtatGGTGTCTACAAAGGTATCTTGTAACCCAGATACAATCGGtacttcctcttcctgtttgTTAGCTCTGGAAATGTGGGCAAAAGCGGCACTTTAATTATGGAAATACGTCCAGTTCTTGGAAAAACTGGGACAGGATGTGTATTCGCAGCCGAGGCTGACAGGTGAAATCCCAGAGCTCACACATTGCTACTGTTATCTTTTAAGGCGCTGGACTCGCTGCATGTGACTGGCAGACACATCCTGTGTAATCCCGGATTACAGTATCGGCTAAAGCGCCATAACTCTCCTCGTGTATTGTTATTTTGCCCCTATGCAGACTGGCCAGAGTTTGTGAGGAACTACGCCCCCTGGTGGGCATCCCACACCCTGGACTGGCTTCGCTACGGGAAGAACGTGCACGTAGTCCACTTCGAAGACCTGAAGAGGGAGCTTTTCGGCCAGCTGAAGAAAATGGTGGTCTTCCTGGGCCTGGGGGTGTCTGAGGACCGCCTGCTGTGTGTGGAGGGCCAAAAGGACGGCAACTTCAAGCGCTCCGGCCTTCGCAAGCTGGAGTACGACCCGTACAGCCCCGAGATGCGGGCCACCATCGACGACCTCATAAGGGTGGTGGACAAGGCCCTGAGGGAGAGGAGACTGCCAGGGGTTCCAGAGGAATACAGTCCAAGATAATGGTCATGCTTCCCAGCCATTTTCTCTCTGCACATCTCCATCCTTAATTAGTTTTGGTTGtaaaacaatgtaaaaaaaactaACTAGTCTCAAAATGCAGAGGCCCTCAAAGGAAGTCTGTTGCTTGGAAGGACCTGTCCtgatgggggagtggggggggggggggattgtaaAACTATTACATGGATTTTGCGCATCAGTCATAGCTGACAATCACGGGTCTCCCTTCCACGCATGTGCGTCCGCTGGGTTTCGCCTTGACGACAGGAAAGCCAGTAGCTGGTGTATTTATAGTCAGATCCAATTAATTTCCATTCGTTTTTTTCCCCGGAATTTTAACAAAGAAGGTTGTGCTGCTATTCCTAAACCCTAAACGAAAAAGTCTCCTTTTATAGActtcaaatatacaaatatcaaATAATAGTGTTATTTTTGAgatgaaacacaaaaaaaaaacagcaaccgGCATTTTTTATAGTCTGTGGGACCGTCGCATGTGATGTGTATAGAAGtgagtttttttgggggggaaatGGGGTTttgacaaaaatataaatatattttttaaaaatccatctCTGACGATATAAACACTTTTCTTTGTTTGAAAAGCTAAAGGACAAGTGTGGAATGTAGAAGTAAACAAGACAGGTCGACGATTTAGAAGAATGTATGACACATATGGCTAAATCCTGGCAGAGCAACATTGTTAGTCCAAAAAGCAGTATAAGAACGGTAACAGAAACTTTCCCGAAGctttcttaacgctacgtcatTCGTAAGTTCTGTCTTTTAACGTAGAACTTACGAACGACATAGAGTTAAGGCTTCGGGAACAAGTTCTCTCTGCTACATCCTCAGTCATTTGCTTATAGTAACTCACAGTAACTCAATAACCAAATAAATCACAGTGCAATCAGTCTAGGTGGCAACTGCAAATGTGGCAACCAAACCAaaactaacacacacacagcactttCATAATGGTGTAACAAAATTCCTGGCCATCTGTTGTACACCTGCTTGGTACTAATAGCTACTAATAATTTTACCTTTTAGCTAAGGTGAAATTTCCTTTGCACTTTGAGCATCTACCTAATCATCCAGCTGTTGGGGGGTTCTTAGCAATATTTTTCTGATTCTATGTTCGACAAACACGCCACTCTTCAGAAATTATACTTCAGTGGTAATTTAAAgttagtctgtctgtctgacacaGAGCTATCGGTCTCCTAGATTATTTCTGCCAAGGCTGATTCTCGATGCTGGTTTGAATCAGACCGGACACCTGCCTTTGATGTCTCCATAACTGAACATTTCCCACGGGTATTCTGGGTAACGGACGACCTTCACTTCATCATAGGGGAAATTTCTCAACACACAACAAAGACTCCTTTCTCGTAGAGCATATAAGAATACTGAAACTACAATATTACTAACACACTGTATGACAATAAACAAATGTGGGTTCCTGCAGGCACCAAGCTTGATAGAcgtaaatacataaaaatatgtatatgtatattgaGGAAACAAATTCTATTTTCCCTATTTTTTGCGGAAGCAAAGCCTAATAGCTTAATGCAGGTCATCAGTTGTTGATAATGAGTTCAAAACATTCAGTGAATTTTTAGTGTTTATGTGTTCCTTGGAAAGGtacatttaaaatgacaaaCCTAAAAATATTGATATGCATTTATATCTATTAGCAACTGAATGATTGATTATTCTTTAGAAATATTGACATTCTTTAGATGCACAAATTATTCTTATTGAGTCTCATTTCTGCCCTTACTAGCACCTTAGACGAAGCGATCTGTAAAATCACAGGGTCCTCGCTGAATTCCTATGATTGGCTGGAAACATGAAAAAGGCCCAATAAGCGTGAGGATGGGACCTTATTGGATGCTTTGGTGGCCTGGTAATCTGCCCCTTACATCTCCCCAGAAATCCTTATATTATACTACGATTCTCCCAAGCAGCTTCATTTGTTACCCCATAAAATAATTCATATTAATTCATTCATCACCTTGGTTTTGTGTTTCCTACTTATTCAATGTTTCTCAAATTActtacattattattaaataattgacATTCTTTATTTTTCTAATTCAATTTTTcctacttttatccaaaacttTAATGACGAACAGACATACAGATAACCCCACTACCTTTAATTAAATGAATTTTAACAGATACCATCTGTAAACAAACCAAATGATATTGAATCATTTTTCtggaaaatataaataattaaaaatgaaattactCTGGTGTGCAGGCCCAATATGAGATCCTGATATGATTGTCTGTCCAGATGCACAGTATGCCAGTATTAATCAAATGTTTCGAACAGCTTATTTTGATTTGCTTGGCATACATCTGATTGCTCATTAAAGATTTCCCTgcaattaattattaaattgtaAGGATAAGGCTGTTTCTTGTTCATATGCTTACCGTTTGCGGAACGTAGTTGAAAAACAGCTGAAATATATCAAGCCATAAATGAATTCTTATTTCCCCAATTGGCGATGTCAACGTGCTCCAGAAAGCCACAGCGCTGGGTGTCACCAGGAAAGTCTGCGGCGTGTCGTGCTGCTTCTGTCAGCGTGCCCATCCCGAGGCTCAGCAGCGCCGGCGACCAGGCGAGGCTGCCCTCATGCAGAAAATGCGACAAGGTGCAAAAGCCACACGCGCCGCAGTATGAGCTGCATAAATTGGACAGGCTGTGATGTGAGCATGTGGGGAAAACAGCAATGGTGTTTTTCTagtaatgttaataataataatagttatgGTGTGGCATGGCACAGGCAGGAAAATATGACGAATATGAAATATGACGTACAGCAACAAGACAAAGATGCTTcattaaagaaaaacaggacATAAAGGTGACTTGCGGGAGGAGGGTCAAAAATAAGACTAACCTAAAGAAACCACAAGTAACACAACTAAAGAACTGGGAAAACTGGGGAGCAGAACTAGAAAACCAAGCAGAGTTTACAGTGAGCACGAGCACAAGCACGATAGACTGGGGAAATGAACAAAGGCAGACACTTAATTACTCAGGTaatgaggactaacaaagggcaggtgTGAATCATCAGAAACATTACCCAACAATGCTATGGAACTAGGCAGAGGTGAAACAATTGCAATTAACGAAGAGCAAGAACCATGAAATGTAACAAACAGTAAGGGGTAACAGCTCTAGGGACGACTGGGAACATAAGGTTATGCAAACAGAAAACCAGGTACGACAGGGTAAATCAAAAGTAAGGACAAAGAGCAAAGGCAAAGATACACAATACCAAATACAGGAAAAAGCGATAATACTTAAATAACAGATGAGGCTGACCTCGGGTCAgtaacacctgctggccaagcgGGGAAGACATGAAGGACAGGGATGGATGGGCACTGACAGGgcgagtttctagctattgaaaagatcaagGGCTtgaccttttgtttttttttgaagaGAGATTGGCAattggggctaaaatactcggggctagaCTGCTTGGGGCTGTAGCCCCCAGTGCATTGACCCTgacaagtaataataataataataataataataattattattattattattattattaagacaataataattattgttattatcattGTCGTTATTGTTAtctattattatcattattatatatGAATATTATAATAATGCACATTTTATTAGACTCTTTGGAGTTATCAGTGATTCCAGCAGTAAAAATCAAGCTGGGTCAgttttggatggatggattttgtgGGCAGTGTATGTTGGGTTAGTCCTTCCATTCTCTGTTTAAGTCCGTAAAACCGTGGCATCTGGTTCTGCATGGGGGAGTGCATTTTTTTATTCGTAAAATACAAACGTGGATTGTAGGAGAATGGGGATTCCCTGTGGTATCGCACTTTGAAGAGAAAGGGGATTCCCGGCGGTATCGCACTTTACTGAGGTACGCTCAGACTGTACCCATTTAATGTCTCCTCATTTCCTGATTTTCAGCACCACTGTgaggttaacagattgctttCATGCTCAAACTTTATTAATTTTGACCCCAAATACAAATGTATGTTTATATTTTCCCAAGTGATTctgtatataaaatgtatcTAACTTTTGCTGATGTCCTCCTTTCCACGTTGCCCAAAAATCAAGGTTTTAAACTCCCACAGATTTTTACCACCCAAAATCACTCTAACTTTTTAGCATGAATGGTAACTGAATACTGTGTTTAAAAGGAGTTGCTACAGATGTGGAGTTTGGTATCTCGCACTCCTAAACGGGGCCTTGTGATGTAGACGCTGGTGGTCAGCCGTTTCCAGCATGTTTTTGACATCAAATGCTTTGGCATCTGAGGCAAACTGGTTCATTTTGGATTTTAATTGCTGTTATAATTGTGCATTTCTGGGATTCCACATTGCTTGTAACCAGAAGAAactgtggggttttttttaatacatgctgcatttttcacaataaatcctGACAATGTGTTTCTTTGGTGTTTGTGGCTGGATATAGCCTGCTGCTGTCTAGTTGACCCTTCCCAGAACAGCTGATGGATGATGGCAAACGAGCACTCCTGAAAGCACAGAATGTGGTCGCAGTTTCCTGCAGATCTCTGCAGCAGCATCTTACCAACTATGTGACACCATGTCCCGTCAGCAGAAGCGGATGAGAGGGCGTACTTCAGCACTCTGATCCAGGGCATGATGGGTAATGGCTGCCTGATACCTCCTTGTTACAGGGACGCGGTGGGTCAGTCTGCTCCTGGTGGCCCCCCTGTACAATGTGGGTAGGATGGTCGGGGGTTGGGGGAAGGGCGGCTCTCTCGGGCCGCCGCAGAGAGCTGGTGTTGGTGGACCAAGTGTGTTGTTGTCGACGTTCAGAGGTAGGTTGTTGTTCTGGCACCAGTCTGAAAGAAGAACAGAGACATAGAAAAAAGAAGTTTCCTCATCTGTCTTGTTCTATTCGCATAGATGTACATGGGTCTGTAACTCCGCCTCCAAACCACAGGCATGCGGAGGAGGAAGTGAGTACAGCGCCTTTGGTCCAGCGTTCGATGTCCATTTCCAAAATGCAAACCCACTCAATACCGGAGTGAGGCGACGTTGAGGGCTGCGCTACATTTACAGCAAAAATTAACTCTGCTGGCTGCAAAAACATGTTACTTTAACTGCCGGTTAATGATTACGAAGATGGAAGATCAATTATACTGTTGCATGGAACTTCATAACAATGCTGGTTTGTTCCCCCTTTAAAAGCTCATTTCCACAATGTGTGTTTAAAGGACCGCAAACCAGCTTTTATTGGTGTGGATATGGAACTGAAATAGTTTACATGtattaacacccccccccccccccccagattaaGATCTCTTACTGCAGTAAAAACCAAGGTAACGAGATCGACCATTCAGGCAGCATGTCTGGCTGCAAATAAGGGCAGTGAATCGCGCGGCCCTTTAAATGGACCGTCCCAGCATGCTCGGCGGCGGCCCGGCATTCACATCAGGCAGCCCGTATCCCCGTCCCCCTTAAATATGAGTCATCCCGCTGGCCGAGACACCGAGCCCAACCCCTCTCTGCACGAGCGGTCGACAAGGGAGGCAGGCACTGGCAGGGAGGCAAATGTGACATTCGAAGGCACAAATGCAATTACACGGTCCAGAGCCGTGGGGCACCGGCAACATGTCGCAGTGATGTTAACATCGCCAGTGCGTTATTAGGGACACATTCTGTGGCACCTCCGTGTGCCCCTGTAAGTGTGCGCGTGCCTTTCCAGTAACATTTTCAGCTGCGTTTTCAGTTGTGGTCTGATGGGCTCAGAAATGGTTAACTGCATCAATATGACGGTCAGGGAGAGGTCCCCACAAAGCCATGTGTCTGTGCGAGTCTGTGCATATCCACCATGTGTGTCTGATGCCATTTCCATCTTTTGCTGAGCTGTGTTGGGTTGAGGTTAGGACTTCCCACAAAAACAGAACGGAAAATGTCCGTGTGTCTTTAAGGAATAACTACACATATATCACATATAAGTGATAATGCCACTCTCAGATACCTTACCCTTACTTGATTTGAAAAATGAAGCATATTAATAATACATTCTTTTGCCCATTGAGAAGTAAAAAAGAACATCGTTTCAtccatttttcttttaatgatAAAACTTCTTTACTACAATTTTGCCAATGAGCAAATGCTGAAATCACA
This is a stretch of genomic DNA from Paramormyrops kingsleyae isolate MSU_618 chromosome 7, PKINGS_0.4, whole genome shotgun sequence. It encodes these proteins:
- the LOC111842136 gene encoding sialate:O-sulfotransferase 2-like, with translation MARTLLRLRRYVRRRPLRFLSFVLLYLTAGGSLVFLRAGETASGAQGSGPEMGRGGPEGRGLGLISRVFREGRRPPRRYNPPWLKQDSQDLSARGGRDGDHTGGWSRALKGRSMKDSEEGRATYLGCYADNTHKRALRGASFFDYKKMTVFRCQDNCAERGYLYAGLEFGAECYCGHKIQAANASEGDCNMECKGERGRNCGGANRLTIYRLELSQDSARRYGSAVFKGCFKKPENVTLALPIAAVFLNMSVDKCVDLCTEKEFPLAVLGGAVCRCGFPTAQFSLHEREDEEMCQRYCPGDEAENCGTDDYFLVYQTQVQDKRCMDRHFLLSRTKRLTALASFPGAGNTWARHLIELATGIYTGSYYFDGSLYNKGFKGERDHWRSARTICIKTHESGRKEIEAFDAAVLIIRNPYKALMAEFNRKYGGHVGFASQTHWKGKDWPEFVRNYAPWWASHTLDWLRYGKNVHVVHFEDLKRELFGQLKKMVVFLGLGVSEDRLLCVEGQKDGNFKRSGLRKLEYDPYSPEMRATIDDLIRVVDKALRERRLPGVPEEYSPR